One part of the Sebastes fasciatus isolate fSebFas1 chromosome 8, fSebFas1.pri, whole genome shotgun sequence genome encodes these proteins:
- the mipa gene encoding major intrinsic protein of lens fiber a — MWEFRSMSFWRAVFAEFYGTMFFVFFGLGAALRWTTGPHNVLHVAFCFGLAAATLIQSIGHISGGHINPAVTFAYLIGSQMSLFRAFFYIMAQCLGALAGAAVLYGVTPNNMRGNLALNTLQPGISLGMATTMEVFLTLQLVVCIFAVTDERRNGRLGSAALAIGFSVLMGHLLGMYYTGAGMNPARSFAPAVLVRNFVNHWVYWVGPMIGGAMGALLYDFMLFPRVRGLSERLATLKGVRTPEAEGQQETRGEPIELKTQAL; from the exons ATGTGGGAGTTCAGGTCCATGTCTTTCTGGCGGGCGGTGTTCGCCGAGTTCTACGGCACCATGTTCTTCGTGTTCTTTGGACTGGGGGCGGCCCTCCGCTGGACCACCGGGCCCCATAATGTTCTCCATGTTGCCTTTTGCTTTGGGCTGGCGGCCGCCACCCTCATCCAGTCCATCGGCCACATCAGCGGAGGACACATCAACCCGGCTGTTACCTTCGCCTACCTGATTGGCTCCCAGATGTCCCTGTTCCGCGCTTTCTTCTACATCATGGCCCAGTGTCTCGGAGCGCTGGCCGGTGCTGCCGTGCTCTATGGGGTCACGCCCAACAACATGAGGGGAAACCTAGCACTCAACACG CTGCAGCCAGGCATCAGCCTGGGCATGGCCACCACCATGGAGGTCTTCCTCACCCTGCAGCTTGTCGTCTGCATCTTCGCCGTGACTGATGAGAGGCGCAACGGACGCCTGGGCTCTGCTGCCCTCGCCATCGGCTTCTCTGTGCTCATGGGGCATCTCCTCGGG ATGTACTACACCGGAGCAGGAATGAACCCAGCGAGGTCCTTCGCCCCAGCTGTCCTGGTTCGGAATTTTGTCAACCACTGG GTGTACTGGGTGGGACCGATGATTGGCGGCGCCATGGGTGCTCTGCTGTACGACTTCATGCTGTTCCCCCGTGTGCGCGGCCTCTCCGAGAGGCTCGCCACACTGAAGGGCGTCCGGACCCCAGAGGCCGAGGGCCAGCAGGAGACCAGGGGAGAGCCCATCGAGCTCAAGACACAGGCCCTATAA
- the stat6 gene encoding signal transducer and activator of transcription 6 — MAQWRHVSQMIPCLSDDTVNNLYPPNAFPIEVRHFLAEWIETQRWDDFVLEKVEQESQARALLDQTISMLQSMAQQNANVVDRMKLMQISRNMIMFQQQPLQFGVMVRDILTKERVLLSQPTQMPNSPQYQPYPNRESSFPNMQDVDHLVLKVLEVQDIRQKMHQLQEELNWERQNYEGLQGPIQQNGLDPSKSEIQKLQNHIQQLEYKVKAMSTKRFQLLQECVDCLDQCQTRLISRLKAWRWDQHKAAIGHPFDDNLNALQTWCEQLLGVNGKLRQELMLIGEPIPELKERLGQLLQVLIQSSLVVDKQPPQVIKTQSKFSTTVRYLLGEKVAPGKPVVLKAQIINELQARNLSSVSGDNVGELINNTAILEHNTASKSTCATFRNMSIKKIKRADRKGSESVTEEKFALLFSTEITITGCEIPYRIQMISLPVVVIVHGSQDNNALATIIWDCAFSEPDRVPFMVPDRVPWRMMYSTLNSKFTSEVQTQHNLDNYNQHFLAQKIFDKPDFADDFSNSYVTWGQFNKEVLPGRPFTFWQWFEGVMELTKKHLKTYWSQGLIFGFIGKQHLHLILKDRPNGTFLLRFSDSEIGGITIAYVSASENGGQKIQNIQPFTKRDLEIRSLGDRIRDINHVTYLYPEFPKHEVFKKFYSEPQASSTGGYIPVSLHTKVGTEAGSATPPAPSMTPSSESPRSNAGFSVHPFPPQFSTQLSINQDIMEPPPSVEFTPNPDGFVEDIPADENMELDLETFLGTYPH, encoded by the exons ATGGCCCAGTGGAGACACGTGTCCCAGATGATACCATGCCTGTCTGATGACACCGTCAACAACCTCTATCCCCCAAATGCCTTCCCCATTGAAGTCAGACACTTTTTAGCTGAATGGATCGAGACACAAAGATG gGACGACTTTGTGCTGGAGAAGGTGGAGCAGGAGAGCCAGGCTCGGGCTCTGTTGGACCAGACCATCAGCATGCTGCAATCGATGGCTCAGCAGAACGCCAACGTGGTGGACAGGATGAAGCTGATGCAGATCAGCAGGAACATG ATCATGTTTCAGCAGCAGCCTCTACAGTTTGGGGTGATGGTCAGGGACATCCTCACAAAGGAGAGGGTTCTGCTCAGCCAG CCCACTCAGATGCCCAACTCTCCACAATACCAACCGTACCCGAATAGAGAGTCCTCGTTCCCCAACATGCAGGATGTAGACCACCTGGTTCTGAAGGTCCTGGAGGTCCAGGACATCCGACAAAAGATGCACCAGCTGCAAGAAGAGCTCAACTGGGAGAGGCAGAACTATGAGGGTTTACAAG GGCCGATCCAACAGAACGGACTGGATCCCTCAAAGTCAGAAATCCAGAAACTCCAGAATCACATCCAGCAGCTGGAGTACAAAGTGAAAGCAATGTCCACG AAGCGTTTCCAGCTGCTGCAGGAGTGCGTGGACTGTCTGGATCAGTGTCAGACCAGACTGATCAGCCGGCTGAAGGCGTGGAGGTGGGATCAGCACAAGGCCGCCATCGGACATCCCTTTGACGACAACCTCAACGCCCTGCAGACCTG GTGTGAGCAGCTGCTTGGCGTAAACGGAAAGTTGAGACAGGAGTTGATGCTGATAGGGGAACCAATCCCAGAGCTCAAGGAACGGCTGGGCCAACTCCTGCAGGTTCTGATTCAAAG CTCTCTTGTAGTGGACAAGCAGCCTCCTCAGGTCATCAAGACTCAGTCAAAGTTCTCAACAACGGTGCGATATCTGCTGGGGGAAAAAGTCGCTCCGGGGAAGCCGGTGGTGCTGAAGGCGCAAATTATTAATGAACTGCAGGCCAGGAACCTGAGCAGTGTGTCTGG TGATAACGTCGGGGAGCTGATCAACAACACCGCCATCCTAGAACACAACACAGCCAGCAAGAGCACATGTGCCACCTTCAGGAACATG TCCATCAAGAAGATCAAGAGAGCAGACAGAAAGGGATCAGAGTCGGTGACAGAGGAGAAAtttgctctcctgttctccacAGAGATCACCATCACAGGCTGTGAAATTCCATACAGGATACAG ATGATCTCACTGCCGGTGGTCGTCATTGTGCACGGTAGTCAAGACAACAACGCTCTGGCCACCATCATATGGGACTGTGCTTTTTCAGAACCA GACAGAGTGCCGTTCATGGTGCCGGACCGCGTGCCCTGGAGGATGATGTATAGCACTCTCAACAGCAAATTCACCTCTGAGGTCCAGACGCAGCACAATCTGGACAACTACAACCAGCACTTCTTGGCCCAGAAGATATTTGACAAGCCCGACTTTGCCGACGACTTCAGCAACAGTTATGTTACCTGGGGCCAGTTTAATAAG GAAGTTCTTCCGGGTCGACCGTTCACTTTCTGGCAGTGGTTTGAGGGAGTGATGGAGCTGACCAAGAAGCACCTGAAGACCTACTGGAGTCAAGG GCTGATATTTGGTTTCATTGGGAAACAGCATCTACACCTGATCCTCAAAGACAGGCCCAACGGGACGTTCCTGCTTCGCTTCAGTGACTCTGAGATCGGAGGCATCACCATTGCATATGTGTCCGCTTCTGAGA ATGGGGGCCAGAAAATCCAGAACATCCAGCCCTTCACCAAGAGAGATCTGGAGATCCGTAGCCTCGGCGACCGCATCCGGGATATCAACCACGTAACATACCTGTATCCTGAATTTCCTAAACATGAAGTTTTCAAAAAATTCTACTCAG AGCCTCAAGCGTCATCCACCGGTGGCTACATCCCCGTGTCTCTCCATACTAAAGTTGGCAC ggaAGCTGGCTCAGCCACCCCCCCGGCTCCCAGTATGACGCCCTCCTCTGAAAGCCCTCGCAGTAATGCTGGCTTCTCAGT GCATCCGTTCCCGCCGCAATTCAGCACGCAGCTGTCCATAAATCAAGACATAATGGAGCCACCTCCATCTGTGGAGTTCACTCCCAACCCTGACGGCTTCGTTGAAGACAT TCCCGCAGATGAAAACATGGAACTAGATTTGGAGACTTTTCTCGGGACTTACCCTCATTAG
- the LOC141771976 gene encoding general transcription factor II-I repeat domain-containing protein 2-like yields MFEAVSDAIDKMGLKWDKLCGVTTDGAPAMTGERKGMASMVCAKVRESGGEAVKMHCIIHQEALCAKTVQLGDVMNTVVKTVNIIRARGLHHREFQAFLSDVDAEYGDLLYHSEVRWLSRGSVLQRFYSLRSEIDPFLKEKDRPLHELSDPLWLADLAFLVDLTGHLNTLNKSLQGKDQLVPQLYAHMKAFCVKLRLFETQLRNFNVAHFPTLSEVKVAFPEVNLSAKKGKYVSVITSLMTEFSQRFQDFSAIEKEMKLFSTPFLMDAEEVEESLQLELIEMQCDDSLKNQHQLLPLPDFYRSLEEAKFPLMRRHAKRMMSLFGSTYICEQTFSLLTLNKSRLRTKMTDSHLCDVLRISTTKLTPDLPAILQSKAQHHCSH; encoded by the coding sequence GGGCTCCAGCTATGACGGGCGAGCGCAAAGGAATGGCCTCTATGGTGTGCGCCAAGGTGCGAGAGAGTGGAGGTGAGGCTGTTAAAATGCACTGTATCATCCACCAAGAAGCCCTCTGTGCCAAGACAGTCCAGCTTGGCGATGTGATGAACACAGTTGTGAAAACTGTCAACATAATTCGAGCACGAGGGCTCCATCACAGGGAATTTCAAGCTTTCCTATCTGATGTTGATGCTGAATACGGGGACCTACTTTATCATTCTGAAGTGCGCTGGCTCAGTCGCGGCTCCGTGCTGCAGCGGTTTTATTCCCTGAGATCAGAAATTGATCCGTTTTTGAAAGAGAAGGACCGACCTCTTCATGAACTGAGTGACCCTCTATGGTTGGCAGACCTGGCTTTTCTAGTTGATCTTACTGGTCATCTCAACACACTGAACAAGAGCCTGCAAGGCAAAGACCAGCTTGTGCCACAACTTTACGCACACATGAAAGCATTCTGTGTGAAGCTTCGTCTCTTTGAGACACAGCTACGTAACTTCAATGTTGCGCACTTCCCCACGCTGTCCGAAGTCAAAGTTGCTTTTCCAGAGGTCAACCTTTCTgctaaaaagggaaaatatgtGTCTGTCATCACATCTCTCATGACAGAATTCAGTCAGCGCTTCCAAGATTTTTCTGCCATTGAGAAAGAAATGAAGCTGTTCTCGACTCCCTTCCTGATGGATGCAGAAGAAGTCGAAGAGAGTCTGCAATTAGAGCTCATCGAAATGCAGTGTGATGATTCTCTGAAGAATCAGCATCAGCTTCTCCCCCTACCCGACTTCTACCGGAGCTTGGAAGAGGCCAAGTTTCCTCTGATGCGACGCCACGCAAAACGAATGATGAGTCTGTTCGGCTCAACATACATATGTGAGcaaacattttctctgttaactCTGAACAAAAGCAGACTGAGAACCAAAATGACCGACAGCCATCTCTGTGATGTCCTCCGCATCTCAACCACCAAACTTACTCCCGACCTGCCAGCCATCCTTCAGTCCAAAGCGCAGCATCACTGCTCCCACTAA